ttttcacatagggccaggttggtttggatagcttttgtcccttaataaatgaaatcatcgtttaaaaactgctttttgtgtttactcaggttatctttgtctgatattaaaattggtttgatgatctgaaacatgtaagtgtgacaaaaaagcaaaagcagaagaaatctgtaagggggcaaatactttttcacaccactgtacatctattcacacacagacctcCTCACAATCATAAACACATGCTGAATTCTTTCTATTTTACTTTGCTCTACAATTTCACTTCTATTTAAGATTAAATAACCTATTGAAATGTTTGtcaaaatagaaatattgaAGTAGAGTATAAGTACCTGTAATTTAGACTTAGGAACAGCTCTTGAACGTGCATCCAGCTACGTCACAGGAGATGTGCAGACAAAAACTCAATTCACACATtatcactttcttttctttttacatctgTCTATTAAAGTCCCTTTGTTATATTATTGTGAGCATGCGTTTCAGTAGTATCCCAAgttgtatttctctgtttttcaggTATGATGTGGAATAGGAGAGTGGACATTTCTGAGAGAAGCTTTCACACTATTTGTACAGGATTGAGGCAAAAAACTTGGGAGTCAGCAAAATACTGTTGTATACTGTATAAATACAAAAGAGCCTCACGATGAGACGCTCCAAAAACAACACCAGTGATTTTCGCAGCATCACTGGCAGCGCTCCAGTCCTCCAAACAATCCCTTGTTCCGTGTAAGGAGAAGTCAAACTGGTTTGACACTACATTCACCGAAATGACTCGCTCATGACGAGAGACAATCTagttttgttacattttttaaaacctttttaccGTCTGCAGAGACAGTGATCAACTCAGGCACATATACAGGAAGACACAGCAATCCCACTTTGTTATGTTGACCTCTAAACAGTCAAAAAAGTATTTCTATTATTGACCACCACACCCCCGACAAAGCCAACCACAACCAAAAAACCCTAAACTTTTGGCAGCACTCCACCTGACACAgcaacaggcagacagacaagcatACAAACACACGCTTTCTTACAGGTTAGGTTTCTAACCTAAAAAATTTGTTTATGAAAAAAGAATCAGTTGATTAAATACAATTTAATTAATCTGTAATAAAATCTTAGGAAAACACCAGCTATTTTGAAATCTTGTCCTTGTAAGATCCTCCCCATACAATAACATTGATCTGTTGTCTAGTCTCCACAGGCTACTCCCTGTAAAAGTACACCCTACCTATCTGAGTCTATAATTATCATTCAAGTATCTATTAGTCAACATATTTATGCAATAAGTGGGTCAGTGTCAGTGCCAGAGAAGTATGTGATCCATTCAAGTAGgtcaataaattaattaattaataaatggATCATGTATTGccctgatttaaaaaagaataataataatctacatTGCGTCTCACTCACTGACATTATAAAACTGCAGCAATACAAAGTGTTCAATATCAAGTAAATAGAAGACATTTATGACATAAATATCTGTATTAATAAATTGtgtaaaatacataaatgaacCAAATATTTGTGGAATAATTgaaagaaaatagtaaaactcAACTCATTAGtatgaaatgttatttcatcaTACAGTTTTTCAAATGAGGAAGTAAAAAAACTGCAATCATAACAGATAAAGTAAGACTGGTGCAACACGACTCTCAATACTCAAATCAGACACAAATCCTTTACATGTTCTGTGAGTGCTTTATTGTTCATAGATCTCAGAagatttcagaatcagaatcagaatcagaattactttaataatccccagggggacacagctccaaaagaataagaataaacttcaaacacaaaagtaataataatgataataataataatgatacaaataataccactactactaataataatatataacaacatgtacattcagagtgaggagctgtattatataattataataataataacaataataataatcaggtgagtccagagtccagggtcctctcctctctggtgaaacagttcacgtactgggtgaagttgggcagtgcctttgccacggtgacatggttgaagacagagatagcagtgagtgcactctggtgtagagtctgtacttgagctatggcggagtggatgtGGATATGTAGGAGAAGATATAAGGTGCAAATGCTTTTTCACATGTAAACAGCAAAAGacatatatacatttaattaaaatcacTTCATGGCTTAATTAGGTGTTATTATATAATTACACTTGCAAAGGTGCTGTGTGATGACGTTTCCTTGAACCCAATACTATATAAAAAGTTCCATCAGTAAATAGGTACAAATACAAGACATCTTCTTTTTAAGATTTTCTCTAGTGACTTCTAACATGCTGCTATTGCATTTAACTGGATCAGCTTTGTTCGAATCAAATTCAAAAGTCCAATGCACTTTGTTATTATACAACTCATTGTTTAATATGATGATTCACGATGAGAACACCAGCTGCGGCTGAGAGACTGCAGCAGTCTTGATGTGGTTATGTCTTACTGGGGTTGCAGATGCAATGGCTTTGGATAAACGTAGGTGCCCATGTGTCCCCAGGTCCCCATGCGGGCGTCCAGCCAGCTGCTTTGAGCATAGCCCTGCATCATCTCCCcttgctcctcttcatcactggaTGCCGCTGCATTGTCGTCCTCTGTGCTATCTCCCCTCACGCGAGACGGCTCATCTTTCTTACCCCCAGCGTGGCACAAATTGCAGACTCTCAGCTTCTTACTGAGGTGAATGTGGCTTATCACCGCTCGTTGTTTGGAGCATGAGTTACAGACCAAAAAGCCACACTTTCGGCAGTGGTGTCGACGTTTGGTTGGGGTGAACTTGTTGAAGCAGCGCATGCATTTGAAGGCAGCCTGGTCAGGGATCCATGAAACAGCGAAGATGGAACCAGGTTGATGGCTGCCACCCTGCAGCAGGCTTGAACGGCATTCTTCAATGTGTTCAATCCAGGCCTGCTTCTCCTCATAGGACGGGGCGGACACAAAGAAGGACTTACGTGGTGTACGGATCAGCCATTGGTTCGCCATTACACCGTCCTCCGTGTCCTCCAGCTGGATGTCCTctgaaaagacagagaagacagcACATTGATTCATACCATGAACTATTCTTCATGATTCAGAATGTCCCATTTCTGACAACAAGACTATAGCCGTAAATTAAAGTTGAAGGCAGCTGTATTGTATTTTGCTGAGGTTTTGAGGTATCTCCCTGTGAAACTACTGCAGCTGCATCAATGCAATGGGGGTGAATAGAAGGAGCAGATCAGATGCTTACCTAGAGGGATAATCTTTTGATTTTTGTGCCAGCGTCTATTCAGAATGATGCTGCCGTACACCAGGATATCATTGAAAAGGAAGACAACCTTGGGCTGGGGCTTCCGACGACCCTGCTTTATCAGACGGCCCTGTCCCATCAGAACCCGACCTGGCTTGGATAGGGGTCTCCCCGATTTGCCAAACGAATTTTCCACTGCCTGGATACGCTCCCGGTTCTCCTCATCAAATACTAGCTGTTCCATCTTGGCTGCCTACTATCTGCAGACTAGACTCACAAATGAACAACACGCTGCAGGAGGCTGTATTTAGTCCTATTTCCTGATGACGCAGTGGGACTTTCTGAGTTACGATTGAAGGCAAGTTAAACAAGAAacaagagaggggggggagggggggaagtTTGGAGCAACATGTGTGAATTCAGAGCAAATAGTAACAAACAAAGTTACAACTAacaaagtacaaatttgagatACTTGTGTTGTACctcaacatttacaacattttatacatttgttaCTCTTCTGTATTTAGTTGCAAGTTCATTTTTAGATAAGGATTCTACATACATATCagcttataaaatacaatacattgGTTTAGATTAAACACCCACCAGTGTACAAAGCAGTTAGAATTAGCTACACCTCCTTCAATTGACTTTCATGtcaatgcatcaataataatgatccGATAAGTTCATGTTATAACAATGAAAGGAGCTGCAGACCATAATGAGCACTTCCTCTTTTGatactttaaagctgcagtaggCAATGTTATTTCATTAGATTTTTGGAAATCACGTAATGAGACCAGGTCCAGTTTTTTAAGACACTAAATACAAAGAGGCAActgttcacagacacacattttttaaaggAACCCTTCAATTAAACATTGTTAGTAAGGTGCAATGGTCAGTGTTAGTTATTTCAACAAGTATGAGCATTTCAAGTATGATGAAATTACATTGCCTAATGCAAAGTTTATTGTGTTGGTAATAATTCTGTATCTTCACATAAGTAGaattttgaatgcagcactTGTGCTTTTAATGAAGTTCTTCTATTATTGTTGTCAAGTGTCAAGTTTATGTGATTGCATTGTgaatttgtcttgtttttacgGTCACAGTTTTACTCTGGCTCTGTGAGGAGGATTCTGTGAGAAAGCACAGTAAAAGTTAAGcagcataataaaaaaatgaaataagataTGAATCTTATGCCTGTTACAatgtaagaaaaacacacatgagtTCATGTTTCAAAGCCTGGCATGGTATTGTCAGACCGGCTGAGCAGCTCAGTCAACAGCTGgagaacaaaaataaacaaactctGTTGCATGCTGCCAGTTCGTGTTAGTCTCTTATGTGTCGCATTTCTCACAGCCTGTGCTGCCCGTGCATGTTCATTAATAAGCCATTTTCCTTGCAGTACACAGGTACAGTGCAAATGAGACAGATACCAACACCATGTTTCCAGTCACCAAATGGAAGACATGTTGTAGTTGAGTACACATATGGATGGTAAAATGCCAGGGGAACTCCAAGGGGGAATGAAAGCGGATCTGAAGTGCAGgtatgtgtgtgctgcctgTGGGTTACTGGCAGCACAGTGTTGTTAGAGGAATTTCCCAAGAGTAAACTCACAGCTGATCAGTTTCCCTAACAATGTTTTTATCACAGTTTCCTCACTAGCACtttttcatttggaaaaaataaaGCTTGGTTATTCAGTGGATTATTCAGTATGGTAAAACATTATCAAGGctatatgaaatatgaaataacacAGTTTTTGAAAGCAATCGCTAGAATCAATGTCAAGGAAATGAAGGAATGGTTTGATGTTTTTGGAAAATACACTTATTCACTTTTTGCCAGGTGTTAAACGAGAAGATCAATACCGCTTGTCTGTATGGTAAACATGACGCTATCgccagcttagcttagcataaagacttgaaacaGGAGGCAACAGGTAACCACttgtttacatacacacacaatgctatgatttatttttctttctgtctcaaTGGTTTGCTTTGTATTGTCCTTTTTGCACGAGTGAAGtgccacaaaaacaacacagataCGGATATGGGAATACAGAAATCTGTGATGGAGTACATGATAGACTTGTCTGACAGCATGTTCCCGTGCTGTAAACATCAGTGCCAAGACAGCATGGCACACAGCCCTGCTGCAACATAGCAGTCAAAAATACACTTGGCAAGAAACAATGTCAGGCAATAAAATGCCATTTTACGCCCCCTCTCCACAATAAATGTCCAAGTGCAATGTTTAGTGGAAATTAATAAGCTAGACTTAGCAACAACTTTCAGTATCTGGCTCATATGTTGAGCTATGGACTTTGACATGTGAGAAGTGCTACTAGAGAAGAGGTATCTGTCAACAGTAATAACATCAGTGGTGTGATAAGAGACAGTGGGCTTTTATGTGTGTAGGTTAGAGAAATATGACTCTTAAAAGTAGAACTGGCATTCTTCTCCTCAGACTGGCAGATGAAAACGGATTATGTCAGTTGTGCAATTTGGGTGAAGTGAGTCACAACATTTGACTCACCCCTTCATCAGCGGCCAGGTGGCAATAATGGTTCGAAAAAGCCCTTGacatacattttcaaacatccTATATTATAATTGCATCATTCCGTAATAAAGACGTTATCTTTGCCACCTGTGTTATTAACCGTATTTCCTTTCCTATACACGTCGTGGCATCACGTTGTGGTTCaattaatcaaatcaaaccaaCCAAAATAAGACATATCCAGTCCGATTCATGCATCCAAACTACTTCCCAATGATCCAGATTGCCACCTCACCTATGGCATGTGAACACTTGCACTCAGTGCAGGTTATATTATTGCAATTAGCACATGAATAAAGAGGAGTAGTCAGGATGTGATGGATTTTGGACtgacttttgacattttttgccTCTCTTATATGCAAATGATCAGATGTGAGCCCAGAGCGACATCTAGTGGCCACAACTTGTCAAAGCCGTTCCCTTCGTAAGTGAATGGTTGGGTTAATATGTCCAGAGTCACAGGTGAGTGCTTGTAAAAGAGCACACAGAAAGGGTTTTAGTTATCTTTATTTAATTCTATTACACTACTCTACAGGCTAGGATAACACGTAGAATTATAGAGACAATTCAGTGGATCTGTGCAGGATGGACAAATAAATGTACAAGCAGATATTCTTGCTCTTTCTCCCCTGTCACACATCTGTTTGCATCTTATCCCCACATTTCTCACTTTTAATTTGTGGAACAGCTTGCACACACTGGCACGGTttctgaagctttttttttttttggattgacggcaaagaaaaaaaaagcagaactcAAAGGTGacaatgcaaattaaaaaagaaaaaaaagaagaagaaaagaaacgaAACAGTTTTGATGAGCAATCAGTTGTCCTGGTTTGGCTTCTAATAGGGGATTGGTCCATAGTAGGCGGTGTAGGCAGCAATGATTCCCTCCGTGTCCATCATGTGCTCACAAGCCAGGTTAGCCTCACACACTTCTCTCAGGCTGAGCGGAGAGAGAGGGGCAACACATGCAGACGGTGTTATTCATGACATGGTTCTGCTTCAGGCCACCCACCAACACCAGGTTAGATATAAACCAATACTGTACATGCTATTGGATTTGATATGTGGGTGTTGTTGCCCACTGCTTcttataagtgtgtgtgtgtgtgtgtgtgtgtgtgtgtctgttaccttTCCAGCTGTGTCAGGGATAACTGTCCAGCAGCTCTCTTCTGTCTCACCACTGTGGAGGCCTGCTCCCTCTCCACAAACATACCTGCACGAGATGCACGATAAACTCAACTTTGTCTCATTGTGTAAGACGTTTATCGATCAAACCAAATCAAATGCACACGGAAGATTCTACTTAGAAAGAGCAACCAAGCAGAAATCAATTGTTTTGTGCTAAACCACAAGTAAAATATGGACTAATGTAGAATTCATGCAGTGTGTGGAAGAgtctttattatctttattcTAAATGTATTCAGACTAGTATTTCAAAGAatactaataactaataatcaGTTCTTATTTCATGTATGCAGGACTTAAAAGTTTCTGAAAAAAGATTTTCCTGCCTTTAACTGTAGAAAGTCAAAAAGTATGATCTTACCCTCAGCAGGGGTGTCACTGGCAGGCTGGGAGCCATGGGGGGCATCTGTCAAACATGGGGGGGAAAttgtattaatttatttaaattttttaaaaatttcaaTCAAAATTCAATTTTCCAGGAAGTGTCACTCTTTCAAGTGATTCCTTTACATGCAACCCCCTGTCTGTACTAACGTTAGTGAAGAAAAGTAGTAGAAACAGCCTTTAAACTTGCAGAGAAGCATATGCATGAAATAGTATGATAATGTACTGCAGTTTTATTTCTTAGTTTTAGTGAGAGCTTTTCTAACATATGCTGTTGTGTAGCTTTTACCTGAAGTCAGACAGATGACAGCCAGGGAGCAGAGAACCAGGATGGCCAAAGTCTTCATCTTTCAGCTTCTTTCTTCACCGTCTGCAGAATCAGGCAGCAAGTGGGAGTAGTTCAACAGCTCTgtcactcttctctctctttccgtctgtctttctttcttttacacacatatatacatcgATACACACTCGCTTTATAGATGCGGCCCTCATCATGACATGGGTGTGTGATTGGTTAGGGAATCATGTGTCACACACCCACAAAGATGCAGAAATACACACCTCCACAGAAATTACGTATACAAAAAAACCCCCATTTTATGTTTGATTCTATGGCACACACTCCCACAAGTGAACAGACGAAGAAAGACAGTGAAGTTTGAAATTTGCTTTAAAGCATCAGTAATGAGAAAGCAAATGTGGGTGATGCACAGCCACAAATATCAGCCACATTTGgtgtcttaaaaaaaatattaaaaatattcacaCCTTGTTTGAGTCATTTTAGCTGCTGCTGAGAAACCAGATTGTCTTTGTGAACCATTGCTTCTTCTACATCTTGAAAATGGaaagctgtttattttttatgtaaagatggaagaaaagtgatttttaaaaaaattaacaaaattatGATGATTTAGCCGCAGATTAAAGCCACCAAAGCATTTGCTGTCAGATTTTGGAACAATTATAAAATGTTTAGTGAAATTTAGGGAGTGTAATGTCAGCTGGCAGCCTGGAGAGGTCAGAGTTTTACAGTGCACCCACACACTTTTACATGTAGGTCACCAAGTGCATGCGGCGGAGAGGAGAACTGGAAATGGAAAAATTGGAGAAACCACCATCCCCACATTATGTGACATGATTTTAATCCGAGGGCCCTCTCTTTTATTACAAACCACAGTGATTTCCTACGTAAAGAAAGcaacatttagaaacaaaacCCAGTGTATTTGAAGATTTGTAGGAGGGTAATTTAGAATGTGGATGGGATATTTTTACCAAACAAGTGGGTGGTTTTCCAGCAAAGTGGCAGACAGCTCCACACAGAAGAGTGAAACATGTCACTTACTTTTGATTTAAACACAACTCACTGATAGACGGGTGTTTTTGGGATCGTTTAGAACATCtaatccttttgtttttttattggtttattatGAAAGAAGAAGATTGAAAGAATGTTGATGCTGAATCACAGCATCTGATGCACCATAGCCTCTATAGAcatcatattattatatttctaaaaCCAGTCGTTTGAGCGTCCTTAATTTATGATAtgaaaaatgtctttccagaTCTTTTGCTCTCCTACTCttcttgttgcttttttttgaCTGGGTATTTAGATTTTGGATAGGTCCTGACAGTATTATGTGGGGTGTAATTTCACTGTCTGGGTCAATGGTGGTGCCTTGTCTCGTTTCGGGGACAGACTTCAAGGATTCAACCTCAGGACAACTTTAATTGTGCTCATTTGTGGCCTTGTggcaacacagaaaaacaaacatccaacAGTACTGTGCCATGCTGACATCTACTCTGCGCTGACCTGTCTCTGGTAATAAGACTGTCTACAGCGGAGAGGCTACTGATACACAGCTGTGTGGCACATCGCTCAGATTCCTTCGCTGATTACAAGAAACCAGATCTTGTCTGCACATACTAAAATCAGCAATGATCTAATAGTGATTAGTGCTTTCACTAATATGTGTCCTTGTTTAACCCCATAACAAGCTTTTTTGGCTGAGCGTGTAGTTTAAGGGGCTTCGTAACTTTGGTTTCATTTCAATGACTGTTTGAGTCTCAAAAAAGCGGAGGTATCCAATATttagaaaaccaaaacctaatcataaatgaatagaataaaaaaaaatgtccattaatCACCTCACGACCCTCAGATAATTAGCCgtttcatctttcatttcaACTAAATCGCAAAAATTGGACCATTACTATGAATAATGCAAACACTGGCACTGCATGCCAAATGTTCTCACACACCCATGTGGCAAGCAAGTGGCGTAAACAGGATTAAGACAAAACCCACTAAAgggaattttatttttttcaaagcaaTGGAAATAATCACTGACAGCAGTGCTGGTCTGGATAAATAGGAGGATAATGTAAGAAATAGTTAGTGGAT
This genomic window from Pempheris klunzingeri isolate RE-2024b chromosome 17, fPemKlu1.hap1, whole genome shotgun sequence contains:
- the LOC139217082 gene encoding pleckstrin homology domain-containing family F member 2-like, encoding MEQLVFDEENRERIQAVENSFGKSGRPLSKPGRVLMGQGRLIKQGRRKPQPKVVFLFNDILVYGSIILNRRWHKNQKIIPLEDIQLEDTEDGVMANQWLIRTPRKSFFVSAPSYEEKQAWIEHIEECRSSLLQGGSHQPGSIFAVSWIPDQAAFKCMRCFNKFTPTKRRHHCRKCGFLVCNSCSKQRAVISHIHLSKKLRVCNLCHAGGKKDEPSRVRGDSTEDDNAAASSDEEEQGEMMQGYAQSSWLDARMGTWGHMGTYVYPKPLHLQPQ
- the bglap gene encoding osteocalcin, with amino-acid sequence MKTLAILVLCSLAVICLTSDAPHGSQPASDTPAEGMFVEREQASTVVRQKRAAGQLSLTQLESLREVCEANLACEHMMDTEGIIAAYTAYYGPIPY